A single Candidatus Bipolaricaulota bacterium DNA region contains:
- a CDS encoding amidohydrolase family protein — MKADLAVRGGTVVTPGGAVRADVGIAEGKIIAIGTDVRGVREIDAAGRIVLPGAIDAHVHMELPVRGDRSSDDFHTGTIAAAHGGVTTIVDFSVGSSETRLPEEIEARLETARKAVIDFTLSEEIEARLETAGKSVIDFTLHGEVVGWTPGGEREFAEAVELGVRTFKFYTTYSRSGRMSDDGVLYAAFSAISRLGGTAMVHAENDAIINSLTDGLARRRELGMESLPKARPVICEEEAIARVALIARRTGVTLRIAHISSADGLDAARAARWDGTQLIAETCPHYLLLDEGVYAREDAHLYAAMPPLRTPLDNAALWNGIEDGTIDMVVTDHCPFTRAQKHWTGSFLDLPYGLPGVETLLPLMYSAGVATGGITVERLAELVSSGPARALGIYPRKGAIAVGSDADLVIIDPEKETEIAADSLHMNCDFSPYEGMRVTGWPVVTISRGAVIVEDGKFHGEPGRGEFIPQG; from the coding sequence ATGAAGGCCGATCTCGCGGTCCGCGGCGGCACGGTGGTCACGCCCGGAGGGGCGGTCCGGGCGGACGTCGGGATCGCGGAGGGGAAGATCATCGCGATCGGGACCGACGTCCGCGGGGTCCGGGAGATCGATGCCGCGGGGCGCATCGTCCTTCCCGGGGCGATCGACGCCCACGTCCACATGGAGCTTCCGGTGCGCGGGGACCGGTCGAGCGATGATTTCCACACCGGTACGATCGCCGCGGCGCACGGCGGAGTGACGACGATCGTCGATTTCTCGGTCGGATCATCCGAGACGCGCCTGCCGGAGGAGATCGAGGCCCGGCTGGAGACAGCGAGGAAAGCCGTGATCGACTTCACCCTGTCGGAGGAGATCGAGGCCCGGTTGGAGACGGCCGGAAAGTCCGTGATCGACTTCACCCTGCACGGGGAGGTCGTCGGCTGGACTCCGGGAGGCGAGCGCGAGTTCGCGGAGGCGGTCGAGCTCGGGGTGCGGACGTTCAAGTTCTACACCACGTACTCCCGCTCGGGACGAATGAGCGACGACGGCGTCCTGTACGCCGCGTTCTCCGCCATCTCCCGCCTGGGCGGGACGGCGATGGTGCACGCGGAGAACGACGCGATCATCAACTCACTCACCGACGGGCTCGCCCGCCGTAGGGAGCTGGGGATGGAGTCCCTTCCCAAGGCCCGGCCGGTGATCTGCGAGGAGGAGGCGATCGCCCGGGTCGCGCTGATCGCGCGGCGGACCGGGGTCACCCTTCGGATCGCGCATATCTCGTCCGCGGACGGGCTCGATGCCGCCCGCGCCGCCCGCTGGGACGGAACGCAGCTCATCGCCGAGACGTGTCCGCATTACCTGCTGCTGGACGAGGGGGTGTACGCGCGGGAGGACGCGCACCTCTACGCCGCGATGCCGCCGCTCAGGACGCCGCTGGACAACGCCGCGCTGTGGAACGGGATCGAGGACGGGACGATCGACATGGTCGTCACCGACCACTGCCCGTTCACCCGCGCCCAGAAGCACTGGACCGGCTCGTTCCTTGATCTTCCGTACGGGCTTCCCGGGGTGGAGACGCTGCTCCCGCTCATGTACTCCGCAGGAGTGGCGACCGGGGGGATCACGGTCGAGCGGCTGGCGGAGCTCGTGAGCTCCGGACCGGCGCGGGCGCTTGGGATCTACCCGCGCAAGGGAGCGATCGCGGTCGGGTCCGACGCCGATCTCGTCATCATCGACCCGGAGAAGGAGACGGAGATCGCAGCCGATTCCCTGCACATGAACTGCGATTTCAGCCCGTACGAGGGGATGCGGGTCACCGGCTGGCCGGTGGTCACGATCTCCCGCGGTGCCGTAATCGTCGAGGACGGAAAGTTCCACGGCGAACCGGGACGGGGGGAGTTCATCCCCCAGGGCTAG